gcATTAGTTTAGATTTTACAGAGTTATATGTAGTAATAGAATGGTTACGTGGTAGAGATGTGAAGTGTTGAGTAATGATTTGGAGGGGATACAGCCGCAATTAAGACAAGTTCCACCAAGAGTTGGTCTTTTTTCAACTACACCGACTTTTAAACCGTGTTGAGCGGCCTTTATCGCCATGGTATATCCACCAGGACCCGCACCCAAAACCAGTAAATCATACCTAAACCAATTTAAACACTAAATATGAATAGTTTAAGGGTAatttaagggtaaaatatgGATAATTTGGGAGGATTTGgggaataaaattaagaatttgaagtgtgttaaaaaatgaaaactgagtaaaaaattacttggATGAAGATGTTGAAAATTGccttttaatatttaaaagagaatcaaataattttttagtaaaCATTCTGAAAATACAAACTTATATCAAGTGAAATGAGCCACCACAACTACATATAAAATCACTTTTAAAAATAGgaaaataaattcattttttattttttaatataaattttataattttaaactgtATTATGtggattttttaatatatttattctgAGCTTTGATATGATGTTCAATGCTTCGTATACTTTTGATACTTTTTTACTTGATTACTTCAAACACAagttcatttttaattaaaaatccTTCACACATTTGtccaaataaattaattttgtaagttttaaataaattgatttatgGAATCTAATTCgcaatattattaataataataattgattaattaattttatgttagTGAGGTTTTGGCCCATAAAACTGGAACAGGGAATACGAAGAATAATAGGGACAGTAGGCCTAAGTATTTAGGCCTGAAACGATTCCATAACATGTTTGTATACACTGGTAACATCATCGCACGACAACGTGGAGCACATTTCAAACCCGGCCCCGGTACACATATATCTATTTATTCCATATCAGATAACATCTCTTGTTAACACGTGATTATATGTTGTAGGAGCCGCTATGGGTAGAgattttactatatatgCCAAGAGAAGTGGTCGTTTACAGATATTGAAGAGGCGTATAAGTGTATTAGATTTATTGGCAGaaaatgaatatattaaagaAGTAAATAAGAATTATGATTCGCCTACCATTAACACACTTTCCAAAATCTGGACCAAAAAAACActttaaacaataaattaacaacttaatataattataatactatatactgctttaatactcttaacaacactaaatattgttaataagCACTGTAAATAGAGTTTATAAAGTGTTATTGAGGTAAATTTGGCTGTAAACCACCAACTCAATTAGcatgtgtaagaatgtacTAGCCCTACCAATAGTTATGAACCCATTACGATATGACagtaaattagtgtaaaaaaatgGTAATAAAAGAGTGTGACTACAAGGCGAAGTTGGTCAATGGTTTGCCAGTGCTATATTGCAGGTTTGGCAAGAATACGCCTTGGATTAACATTAGTAACAAAAGGTTTAGTATTAAACATTTCTCTTTCAGTGATCCCGAAAATCATACGCATAGTATTAATGAGTGTGAAATAACAATTGAAGGCTTGGTGGCAAAATTTTCTTTTCCATTTGATGTGGACAAGATCCTCTATCAGAATAGAGTAGTTTTGAAGACTTGTGACCGTTTCTGGTCTGGTAATCCGAAATATATCCTCTTTGAACTTGCCAAAAACGAGTTTACAATTGGATTTAGTCATGGAGTTGAGAGAAAAGTGGATAGTAAAGTCGAATATGGAGGTCGTCAATATGGAGGAGAACTTGACATAGACAAGTCTGAAAACAAAAAACCTGAATCAGGTATCTTTATGTACACTTTTCATACGAAACCTAAAGGTATAAAGTACGAGGGTGAAGTTGTTTGGGAGTCTTTACCAGGTGAAGCGTTACCTGATAGAATGTTAAGAGATGAGGAAACTGATGAAATTGTCGTCTTCTTTCAAGACAAGTACCTTGTTAGTAGGAAAGAAGATGGAATTAGAACATCCGATGTTCATGAATTCACGCAATCCCATCGAGAAATTCTCAATTcttattttcataattcATTTCGCAGCACTTAATAGatttatacatataataCACATACACATACAcagtaaattatacatGGTCTAAGTATAATAGGTATAGTGGTAGAGGCATATATTAAACCCTAATAACTCAGTATACCCTATGTGATATACACTCAACTTGCTAGGCCTAGAACTAAGAACAATaatggtatataatatattgaTGAGATTAGTAAGTTCTTTCAAATGGTGGAATAGTTTCCATATCTTTCCCCAAAGTTTCATCTATTACATTACGATAATCGACCACGACATCATATCCTCCACAACTCCCATCATACTCTACAACAcataattagtatattacaGTACATAACTAAGTATAGTAAGCTCAGAGATAGAACTATCAGGACATCTTTTGATTGACCAAGGTCCCAGAGTA
The Theileria parva strain Muguga chromosome 3 map unlocalized ctg_530, whole genome shotgun sequence DNA segment above includes these coding regions:
- the rpmA gene encoding Ribosomal L27 family protein — translated: MLRILLILFYLITSNTSSFLIKNPSHICPNKLIFEVLAHKTGTGNTKNNRDSRPKYLGLKRFHNMFVYTGNIIARQRGAHFKPGPGAAMGRDFTIYAKRSGRLQILKRRISVLDLLAENEYIKEVNKNYDSPTINTLSKIWTKKTL